TCGGCATCGATAAGCAGGGAGAGTGGCATCTTAACGAATCGTCCAATTTCTTACTTAATGCCGAAAACCCGGCGTTAATTGCATTAAATCAGTCCGGCAGAAGTATCGCGCTGATCCCCGGCCAGCAGCAGCACCAGCTGATTGAATCGGCCAGTGCGCAGCAGTTGTCGCAGGTGGATGTGATTTTCCCGATAGTGCATGGCACGCTCGGTGAGGACGGTTCGCTACAGGGGATGCTGCGGATGGCGAACCTGCCATTTGTTGGTTCCGATGTGCTGGGGTCCGCCGTCAGCATGGATAAAGATGTTACCAAGCGCCTGCTGCGTGATGCCGGACTGCAAGTCGCGCCGTTTATCAGCCTGAAAAAATCCCAACGCGCGCAGCTTAACTTTGCCACTGTCACCGAACAACTTGGCCTGCCGGTGTTTATTAAACCCGCCAATCAGGGTTCCTCGGTGGGCGTCAGCAAAGTCACCAGCGCCGCCGAGTTTGAACAGGCGCTGACGCTGGCGTTTGATTTCGATAATAAAGTGCTGATTGAACAGGCCATCGCCGGCAGAGAAATTGAGTGTGCGGTGCTTGGTAACGATGCTCCGCAAGCCAGCCTGTGCGGCGAAGTGGTGCTGAGCGACAGTTTCTACTCCTATCAGACCAAATATATCGATGCCAATGGCGCAACCATTGTGGTGCCCGCGCAGATTGCGGCGGCGGCCAGCGAAGCCATTCGCCAGGTGGCGTTGCAGGCATTTAGCGCGCTGGAGTGCAGCGGTATGGCGCGGGTCGATGTGTTTCTGACGGATGACGGTCAGGTGATTGTCAATGAAGTGAATACCCTGCCCGGGTTTACCAATATCAGTATGTATCCCAAGCTGTGGCAGGCCAGCGGGCTGAGTTACAGCGATCTGATTACCCGGCTGATTGAGCTGGCGGTCGAGCGCCATCAGCAAAATAGCGGACTAAAGAGCTCGATTACCTGAGAGTTATTTATAACAGGGTAATCTGGCGGATATCGAGGTGATGGACCATCTCGCGGATAAAGATAAAACCAGCCAGAGCAGGGATGCTTTCCGCATCAATAGCGATAGCGGAATAAGAGAGCTGATCGGCGAATTGATTGAATGCCTGCTCAATCACCGGCGGATAGAGCACGCGGGCACCCGCCAGATAGCTGTCACTTACCTGCTTAAGCAGCGGATCCCGACAAAAAGCATCGCCCCTGATCGGCTGCACTGCATGGTCAGATTCGATAATCTCCTCAATACGGTAAATCATCATCTCCACATCCCAGGCGGTGACCTTGCCGCCCTTTAGCAAACCGTCAGCTACTGCGGTATAACCGCCAGCCAGTTCAACCCGCTGTGGCGGCTGTTGCCACAATAAGGTGACCTTGTCGGACTGAATAGAAAACTCTACTTCATTCATCGCTGGGATCTCTTTGGTGCGGCGGTTGGGAAGTTGGGGTATGGGTGCAGCACAGCAGCTACTGTAGCGAAAATAGTGAGTTATAACCAGGCGGGGTGAGGAAAAATGAAGTGCTATCACTCACAGTGGTTCAGCAACATCATCGTGGACAATTAACCTTTTAGGTTTTTTAATTGCGAAAAAATAACCTAAAAGGTTATAATTAGTTCATTGGGATAATGCAAAGGAATGCAAATGGAAAAGAAAACTCCGCATACCCGGCTGCATGTTGTTCAGGCGCTGGTAGCTGCCGGAAAGGTTAAGGCAACCCATACAGCGCTTTTAGGAGCCGATGATCTGGGTCTTAATTTTAAGGATATGTGTGATGTTATCGCTGGTCTGAAAATCAGTGATTTCTACAAAAGTATGACCAGCTATAAGGATCATACTATCTGGCAAGACGTATATCGTCCGAGATTGTCCTGCGGTAATGTCTATCTAAAACTCACGATCAGCCATGGGGTTGTGATCGTCTCATTCAAGGAGAAGTAATATGAAATGTCCAGTTTGTGGCGGGGCAGAACTTGAGTCAGGGATCAGAGATGTCCCCTATGTCTTCCGGGGTCACAAAATCCAAATCGAAGCAAAGGGCGATTACTGCCCGGCTTGCGGTGAAGTGCTTATGGATCCTGAAGAGTCTGCGGTATTTATGGCGAAGGTTAAAAAATTTAAAGCTGAGATCATATCTCAGACCATTGAACCTGGATTTATTGCTCAGGTGCGTAAAAAGCTTGCTCTGACCCAACAGGAGGCAGGCGAGGTGTTTGGTGGTGGTGTAAATGCATTTTCGCGATATGAAAATGGCAAATCTCAGCCGCATCCTTCAACCGTAAAATTGCTTCGTATACTTGATAAGCACCCAGAATTGTTAACAGAAATTCGTATTTAATTATG
This is a stretch of genomic DNA from Winslowiella toletana. It encodes these proteins:
- a CDS encoding type II TA system antitoxin MqsA family protein, translating into MKCPVCGGAELESGIRDVPYVFRGHKIQIEAKGDYCPACGEVLMDPEESAVFMAKVKKFKAEIISQTIEPGFIAQVRKKLALTQQEAGEVFGGGVNAFSRYENGKSQPHPSTVKLLRILDKHPELLTEIRI
- a CDS encoding type II toxin-antitoxin system MqsR family toxin, which produces MEKKTPHTRLHVVQALVAAGKVKATHTALLGADDLGLNFKDMCDVIAGLKISDFYKSMTSYKDHTIWQDVYRPRLSCGNVYLKLTISHGVVIVSFKEK
- the ddlA gene encoding D-alanine--D-alanine ligase, encoding MAKLHVGIVFGGKSAEHEVSLQSAKNILEAIDKSRFDVSLIGIDKQGEWHLNESSNFLLNAENPALIALNQSGRSIALIPGQQQHQLIESASAQQLSQVDVIFPIVHGTLGEDGSLQGMLRMANLPFVGSDVLGSAVSMDKDVTKRLLRDAGLQVAPFISLKKSQRAQLNFATVTEQLGLPVFIKPANQGSSVGVSKVTSAAEFEQALTLAFDFDNKVLIEQAIAGREIECAVLGNDAPQASLCGEVVLSDSFYSYQTKYIDANGATIVVPAQIAAAASEAIRQVALQAFSALECSGMARVDVFLTDDGQVIVNEVNTLPGFTNISMYPKLWQASGLSYSDLITRLIELAVERHQQNSGLKSSIT